A genomic window from Candidatus Eremiobacteraceae bacterium includes:
- a CDS encoding LUD domain-containing protein, giving the protein MDARTEIFASIAAALADVRDPDAVRLASAPSIHTAVPSDLKGPTPVGPSVLPDLKGPTSVGPSERSLYDQFAAELAAVGGHAMLIADPAPSALSRAIADLVNASGGNAVVQRSELAVAAASEIPPATKIDADEARADDTERAAVSVIEAEALIAETGSAIVFVSTYASRLLPYLPPSCIIVARASALRAGLDCSALGGVKEDRGERVIITGPSRTADIEKTIVLGAHGPASLTVIVWETEEPSIRV; this is encoded by the coding sequence ATGGACGCGCGAACGGAGATCTTCGCTAGCATCGCCGCCGCGCTGGCCGACGTGCGAGATCCTGACGCGGTCCGACTGGCGTCGGCCCCTTCAATCCATACCGCCGTCCCCTCCGATCTGAAGGGGCCGACACCAGTCGGCCCATCCGTCCTCCCCGATCTGAAGGGGCCGACGTCAGTCGGCCCATCCGAACGATCCCTCTACGACCAGTTCGCCGCCGAGCTCGCCGCAGTTGGCGGCCACGCGATGCTGATCGCCGACCCGGCACCGTCCGCGCTGTCGCGCGCGATTGCCGACCTTGTCAACGCGTCCGGCGGCAACGCGGTCGTGCAACGCTCCGAGCTCGCGGTTGCCGCGGCGTCAGAGATCCCGCCCGCAACCAAGATCGATGCAGACGAGGCCCGCGCCGACGATACCGAGCGTGCCGCCGTATCGGTGATCGAAGCGGAGGCGCTCATCGCCGAAACGGGATCGGCCATCGTTTTCGTTTCGACATATGCCTCGCGACTGCTGCCATATCTGCCGCCGTCGTGCATCATCGTCGCGCGCGCATCCGCTCTTCGCGCCGGACTCGATTGCAGCGCGCTCGGCGGGGTAAAGGAAGACCGCGGCGAGCGCGTCATCATCACGGGGCCGAGCCGCACGGCCGATATCGAAAAGACCATCGTACTCGGAGCGCACGGTCCCGCTTCGCTGACGGTCATCGTGTGGGAGACTGAAGAGCCATCCATCCGCGTTTGA
- a CDS encoding methylated-DNA--[protein]-cysteine S-methyltransferase, protein MKTSESVRRACAHIDANLDAPVTLRALGREVGMSPAHLQRVFSKSLGVSPRQYQEARRLERVRTTLRDGKPVTHALHDAGFGSSSRLYERAAKHFGMSPAAYRRGGDGAEIGYAVARCPLGRVLVAATPKGVCSVRLGAEERSLVSAVRDEFPAAHLAPADRRLHTYLSRIVRHLEGRQPDLDLPLDVRATAFQRRVWQALQRIPYGETRSYGEVARSIGRPTAARAVAKACATNPVALAVPCHRVVRADGAIGGYRWGAQRKRALLSAERNAS, encoded by the coding sequence GTGAAGACATCAGAATCCGTGCGGCGCGCATGCGCCCACATCGACGCAAATCTCGACGCCCCGGTGACGTTGCGCGCGCTCGGCCGCGAAGTCGGGATGAGCCCGGCGCATTTGCAGCGCGTGTTCAGCAAGTCGCTGGGCGTATCGCCGCGCCAGTACCAAGAGGCTCGCCGCTTGGAGCGGGTGCGGACGACGTTGCGCGACGGCAAGCCCGTCACGCATGCACTGCACGACGCGGGTTTCGGCTCGAGCAGCCGCCTCTACGAGCGCGCGGCGAAACATTTTGGCATGTCGCCCGCGGCGTATCGGCGCGGCGGTGACGGCGCGGAGATAGGTTATGCGGTGGCGCGCTGCCCGCTCGGACGCGTGCTGGTCGCAGCCACGCCGAAGGGCGTCTGCTCGGTGCGGCTCGGCGCAGAAGAGCGTTCACTGGTCTCGGCGGTTCGCGATGAATTCCCCGCCGCGCATCTCGCGCCGGCTGATCGGCGCCTTCATACATATCTCTCGCGAATCGTGCGTCATCTCGAAGGCCGTCAACCGGATCTCGACCTGCCGCTCGACGTCCGCGCCACCGCGTTCCAGCGCCGTGTGTGGCAAGCGCTCCAGCGCATCCCCTACGGCGAGACGCGCTCGTACGGCGAGGTTGCGCGCTCCATCGGACGGCCGACGGCTGCGCGAGCGGTCGCAAAAGCATGCGCTACGAACCCGGTCGCGCTCGCGGTGCCGTGCCATCGCGTCGTGCGTGCGGATGGCGCGATAGGCGGCTATCGCTGGGGAGCGCAGCGCAAACGCGCGCTCTTGAGCGCAGAGCGCAACGCGTCGTAA
- the copC gene encoding copper homeostasis periplasmic binding protein CopC — translation MTTRATAAALALAALLFAPAPIWAHAFLDHSDPAVGSTVPAAPQALNLWFTQELEPAFSWVTVTDKSGATVNDGSAAIDPNDQTKLIVKLKPLDPGTYTVKWHVLSVDTHTTEGDFTFQVGKG, via the coding sequence ATGACCACTCGCGCGACTGCGGCGGCGCTTGCGCTCGCTGCGCTCCTCTTCGCTCCCGCTCCGATTTGGGCTCACGCGTTCCTCGATCATTCTGATCCCGCCGTCGGCAGCACGGTACCGGCGGCGCCTCAGGCGCTGAACTTGTGGTTCACGCAAGAGCTCGAGCCGGCTTTTAGCTGGGTAACGGTGACCGACAAGTCTGGAGCAACCGTCAATGACGGGTCTGCAGCGATCGATCCAAACGACCAGACGAAACTCATCGTCAAGCTCAAACCGTTGGATCCCGGGACCTATACGGTGAAATGGCACGTTCTATCGGTCGATACCCACACGACCGAGGGCGACTTCACCTTTCAGGTCGGGAAGGGGTAA
- a CDS encoding YihY/virulence factor BrkB family protein: MRALASLARKTYRNFQRHRGQWLAAAISYYMIFAVAPLIIVVVHIAGLILGHHRAVLDEIYGFITSTAGKATADTVQSIVTTTFSKERSNALTQTIGWAIFIIATVGLFASLQDALNIVWDLKPERRSPLQLVRSRTLAFATVLVLALLLTLSIAINAALSIAGAAAAPMIASFPILTKALYFVLSFAIMWCLLAFAFRFMPECHVEWGDVWVGSAVTSLLFVVGQFALGAILAHAALTSTFGAFTSLVLFLLWTNYSAQIILFGAEFTHVRAQLRESHEASG, translated from the coding sequence TTGAGAGCGCTTGCGTCGCTCGCGAGAAAGACATACCGCAACTTCCAGAGGCATCGCGGCCAATGGCTCGCAGCTGCAATATCGTACTACATGATATTCGCCGTCGCACCGCTCATCATCGTGGTCGTGCACATCGCGGGTCTCATACTTGGTCACCATCGCGCGGTACTGGACGAGATCTACGGGTTCATCACGTCGACCGCCGGCAAAGCGACCGCGGACACCGTACAATCCATCGTGACCACAACATTCTCAAAGGAGCGTTCGAACGCGCTCACTCAGACCATAGGATGGGCGATATTCATCATTGCGACGGTCGGGTTGTTCGCGTCTTTGCAAGACGCTTTGAACATCGTATGGGACTTGAAACCAGAACGGCGATCGCCGCTGCAGCTCGTGCGCAGCCGAACGCTCGCCTTCGCGACCGTTCTCGTCCTGGCGCTCTTGCTGACGCTCTCGATCGCGATCAACGCCGCACTTTCGATCGCCGGCGCCGCAGCGGCACCCATGATCGCCTCGTTTCCGATACTTACGAAGGCCCTCTACTTCGTGCTTTCCTTTGCGATCATGTGGTGCCTTTTGGCATTTGCATTCCGGTTCATGCCCGAATGCCATGTCGAATGGGGCGACGTCTGGGTTGGAAGCGCCGTCACGTCGCTCTTGTTCGTCGTCGGCCAATTCGCACTCGGCGCGATTCTGGCGCACGCCGCGCTCACCTCGACGTTCGGCGCGTTCACGTCGCTCGTGCTCTTCTTGCTTTGGACGAACTACTCGGCGCAGATCATCCTCTTCGGCGCGGAGTTCACGCACGTGCGTGCGCAACTCCGCGAATCGCATGAAGCATCAGGTTGA
- a CDS encoding lactate utilization protein B: MTAHYDRARVAHDLRSPHAAPVIASSMQRSLEHKRAAQAHVAWAALRAQAHALKKDAIEHLDSLLSEFERNFIARGGTVVWARTAAEAAERFIRICADGGADSVVKGKSMLSEELELNDRLAAAGIAAVETDLGEYIVQLAGQRPTHVIAPAAHLSRQDVGRIFERELNMPYCDDPRTLSLAARAKLRSRYLKAGVGMTGVNFAIAETGTLVVVENEGNGGLSASAPPIHIAIMGIEKVIRRVADLDVFLPLLARAGTGQKITTYTHHFLGPEPGKQQYCIIVDAGRTNLLADPVLRESLYCIRCGACMNVCPVYRRAGGGAYGWVYPGPIGAVITGTMLDTPEASDLPYASTLCGACKEECPVAIDLPRQLLHLRASAVESGASGGGLERGAIRRFTAAMSDTKSYARAVSFLRAALAIGGALPIRVGAMGRWMRARALPKPARQSFREWWAQRP, translated from the coding sequence GTGACGGCGCACTACGATCGCGCCCGCGTCGCGCACGACTTGCGTTCGCCGCACGCGGCGCCCGTGATCGCGTCATCCATGCAGCGCTCGCTTGAGCACAAGCGGGCGGCACAGGCGCACGTTGCCTGGGCGGCGTTGCGCGCGCAAGCCCATGCGTTGAAGAAAGACGCGATCGAGCATCTCGATTCGCTTCTATCCGAGTTTGAGCGCAATTTCATCGCGCGCGGCGGCACGGTCGTGTGGGCGCGGACTGCGGCCGAGGCTGCCGAACGATTCATCCGGATCTGTGCTGATGGGGGAGCCGACTCGGTCGTCAAAGGCAAGTCCATGCTCTCCGAGGAGCTCGAACTCAACGATCGCTTGGCCGCCGCGGGCATCGCCGCAGTTGAGACGGACCTCGGCGAATACATCGTCCAGCTGGCGGGCCAGCGGCCGACGCACGTGATCGCGCCGGCGGCGCACCTCTCCCGGCAGGATGTGGGGCGGATTTTCGAGCGCGAACTGAACATGCCGTATTGCGATGATCCTCGGACCCTCTCGTTAGCGGCGCGCGCGAAGCTGCGATCGCGCTATCTCAAAGCCGGCGTCGGCATGACGGGCGTGAATTTCGCAATCGCCGAGACCGGCACGCTCGTCGTCGTCGAAAACGAAGGCAACGGCGGCTTGTCAGCGAGCGCGCCGCCCATCCACATCGCGATCATGGGGATCGAAAAGGTGATCCGGCGCGTTGCCGATCTCGACGTCTTTCTTCCATTACTTGCGCGCGCCGGCACGGGTCAGAAGATCACCACGTATACGCATCACTTCCTCGGGCCGGAACCCGGCAAGCAGCAGTACTGCATCATCGTGGACGCGGGTCGGACCAATCTGCTCGCCGACCCGGTGCTGCGCGAGTCGCTGTACTGCATTCGCTGCGGCGCGTGCATGAACGTCTGTCCGGTCTATCGCCGGGCGGGCGGCGGCGCGTATGGCTGGGTGTATCCGGGCCCTATCGGCGCAGTCATCACGGGCACCATGCTCGATACGCCCGAGGCGTCGGACCTGCCGTATGCGTCCACCCTCTGCGGCGCGTGCAAGGAAGAATGCCCTGTCGCGATCGACCTGCCGCGTCAGCTCTTGCATCTGCGCGCTTCAGCGGTCGAAAGCGGCGCAAGCGGCGGCGGTTTGGAGCGCGGCGCGATTCGCCGGTTCACGGCCGCGATGTCTGACACAAAGTCGTATGCGCGCGCCGTTTCGTTCTTGCGTGCCGCGCTTGCGATCGGAGGCGCATTGCCGATCCGCGTCGGCGCGATGGGCCGTTGGATGCGAGCCCGCGCACTGCCGAAACCAGCGCGCCAGTCGTTTCGTGAGTGGTGGGCGCAACGGCCATGA
- a CDS encoding S9 family peptidase: protein MQFTRAIIRFSIAALCAGALTAPAAAAPRHVMAEDLFKISFVASDQISHDGSRVAFVVTKLDGPKNTYLSNIWVADVASGKVWQLTRGDSDADPAWSPDDKWIAFDSGRGDKQQLYKIALDGGEAQRLTNAAGGAFGPQWSHSGSRILYQSVSVAPKPKADVDWRAAGFTPSADQQTSDVRTIDVLHFEDNGQGETWSKTEHLWTVNADGTNARALTSGTAYSEGQAAWSPDDKQIAFVTYRGFDPMLFRSDIYVIPSGGGDMHKLPFPPGSLNGPTWSRDGASLWYFASKTPDPAGYPSVLHSTLDGSSSHLLVPEDMFAFGDAILTDTKEGGAGCGPLFGPGDRWFIANVSTPGAAVLVRFDTQTGQAQTIIGNDTEISECSMSDDGSRVAYVSSDATHPGEVFVADSSGGGQRQLSQMNRDYLASVALSQPEPIAVRNGAGESVSAWIMRPPNAVPGRRYPTILNIHGGPETEFGNSFFHEFQYLAGLGYNVVYADPRGSVGFGYKFESELNGNWGDPMFNDEMAVMDAALRRPDVDASRTCVSGGSYGGYSTLWIIGHTHRFKCALAERVASNLETLLLASDFASGQSSTHSWGNSWDHPAVYWKQSPIAYVANVTTPLMLIHGDQDIRTPIDQTLQEYSALKILGRPVKYVAFPRENHDLSRTGEPIHRVERLRMMAEWFARYVGP, encoded by the coding sequence ATGCAGTTCACTCGCGCTATCATTCGATTTTCCATCGCCGCGCTATGCGCCGGAGCGTTGACCGCCCCCGCAGCGGCGGCGCCGCGCCACGTGATGGCGGAAGATCTCTTCAAAATATCGTTTGTCGCGTCGGATCAGATCTCGCATGACGGTTCGCGCGTCGCGTTCGTCGTCACGAAGCTCGATGGCCCGAAGAACACGTACCTCAGCAATATCTGGGTTGCTGACGTCGCGAGCGGCAAGGTATGGCAGCTCACGCGCGGCGACAGCGACGCCGATCCGGCGTGGTCGCCCGACGACAAATGGATCGCATTTGACAGCGGACGCGGCGACAAGCAGCAGCTCTACAAGATCGCGCTCGACGGCGGCGAGGCGCAGCGGCTCACGAATGCGGCGGGCGGCGCTTTCGGTCCGCAGTGGTCGCACTCAGGCTCGCGTATCCTCTACCAATCCGTCTCCGTCGCGCCCAAGCCGAAGGCCGATGTCGACTGGCGGGCCGCCGGTTTTACGCCGAGCGCCGATCAGCAGACAAGCGATGTCCGCACCATCGACGTCTTGCACTTCGAAGACAACGGTCAGGGCGAGACGTGGTCGAAGACCGAGCACCTCTGGACTGTGAATGCGGATGGGACGAACGCGCGCGCGCTGACGAGCGGCACAGCGTATTCCGAAGGCCAAGCGGCGTGGTCGCCGGACGACAAGCAGATCGCGTTCGTCACGTATCGCGGATTCGATCCCATGCTCTTCCGCAGCGACATCTACGTCATTCCGTCCGGCGGCGGAGACATGCACAAGCTTCCGTTCCCGCCCGGCTCTCTCAACGGCCCGACGTGGTCGCGCGATGGTGCGTCGCTCTGGTATTTCGCGTCCAAGACGCCCGATCCGGCGGGATATCCGTCCGTTCTCCACTCGACGCTCGACGGCTCGTCGAGCCATCTCTTAGTTCCCGAAGACATGTTTGCGTTCGGCGATGCCATCCTCACAGATACAAAGGAAGGCGGAGCAGGCTGCGGCCCGCTCTTCGGCCCCGGTGATCGCTGGTTTATCGCCAACGTGAGCACGCCGGGCGCCGCAGTTCTCGTGCGCTTCGACACGCAGACGGGCCAGGCGCAGACCATCATCGGCAACGACACCGAGATATCCGAATGCTCGATGAGCGACGACGGTTCGCGCGTGGCATACGTCTCCTCCGATGCGACGCATCCTGGCGAGGTCTTCGTCGCCGACTCGTCGGGCGGCGGGCAGCGACAGCTGAGCCAGATGAATCGCGACTATCTCGCTTCAGTCGCGCTTTCACAGCCCGAGCCGATCGCGGTGCGCAACGGCGCCGGTGAGTCCGTGTCGGCGTGGATCATGCGGCCGCCGAATGCCGTGCCGGGCAGACGCTATCCCACGATCCTCAACATCCATGGCGGTCCGGAGACGGAGTTCGGCAACTCGTTCTTCCACGAGTTCCAGTATCTCGCGGGCTTAGGCTACAACGTCGTCTATGCCGATCCGCGCGGCAGCGTCGGGTTCGGCTACAAGTTTGAGTCGGAGCTCAATGGCAATTGGGGCGATCCGATGTTCAACGACGAGATGGCGGTGATGGATGCCGCGCTGCGCCGGCCGGACGTGGACGCATCGCGCACGTGCGTTTCGGGCGGAAGTTATGGCGGCTACTCGACGCTTTGGATCATCGGCCACACGCATCGCTTCAAATGCGCGCTTGCCGAACGCGTCGCGAGCAATTTGGAAACGCTTCTTCTTGCCAGCGACTTCGCGAGCGGTCAGAGCTCCACGCACAGCTGGGGGAATTCTTGGGACCATCCAGCCGTGTATTGGAAGCAATCGCCCATCGCGTACGTCGCCAACGTGACCACGCCGTTGATGCTGATCCACGGCGATCAGGACATCCGCACGCCGATCGATCAGACGCTGCAGGAATACTCGGCGCTCAAGATCCTCGGCAGACCGGTCAAGTACGTCGCGTTTCCGCGCGAGAACCACGATCTCTCACGCACCGGCGAGCCGATCCACCGGGTCGAGCGGCTTCGCATGATGGCGGAGTGGTTCGCTCGCTACGTCGGGCCGTGA
- a CDS encoding TonB-dependent receptor: protein MKTRLIAAAAALLTSLCMFAGARADVYGSVRGTVTDDAGHPIASASVALKPEDGSTITLTTDSAGQFFAPRVTFDTYVVTVNAPGYEPQQSFVTVSSGSVSTVNIRMSKRVLGRVTAHATAGHPASVNVVNSQTILTLPGNTSLAKVTETTPGIVPFSFGEPVSRGYHGVLYEIDGVPIPETASSQFAEIIDPRNVDRLQVFTGAIPAEFGGERMGGVVNILTKALTPGARTGYVSLSSGTYGTSGASFGDSFGGGPLQVWLSGNIERNSRGLDSPTLTPEHDDSSQGDQFLRAVYAADKRDTFAVDFSNQYSAFQIPIDTNPSDPMDPFFSVPGTDDNQHEYDRFANVVFNRLSADGNGYFEIAPWYRSSRVTYLPDPANDLLGGAQSSTFQDRTGTYSGLTTSFLRGGPKTTFKAGVTAVSQDFTGAFRLQFFDSEHALQTFNDNVAQHGSNLGVYVQEQVQASPVVDLNVGVRYDRSTGFVGGNQVSPRFEFNYHPDTSNTIHLYYGRLYAAPALEDVRRDASVINGSTGGALPVYDLKPETDSIYEAGIAHDFSGSMRGYATLWYRDVANVLDTTQLGSTPLFTLFNSTTGKAQGLEVHLDGRTDNGNSYFLSYGLSESLAAGISGGTFLFSPAQLQGALGFAVEDHDQTNTLNTAYTWQLAGDPNRYLTVGTTYGSGFPTQFENGVGRLPVHWELNGVFGRKATPGHLGYEVNGTNLLDHHYLLKINNGFNTTQWAAGRQLTVKITAPL, encoded by the coding sequence GTGAAGACCCGATTGATCGCGGCTGCGGCCGCTCTGCTCACTTCGCTGTGCATGTTCGCCGGCGCCCGCGCCGATGTGTACGGCTCCGTGCGCGGTACCGTGACCGACGACGCAGGCCACCCTATCGCGTCGGCCAGTGTCGCGCTTAAACCCGAAGACGGATCCACGATCACCCTGACGACCGATTCTGCCGGGCAGTTCTTCGCCCCGCGCGTCACATTCGACACCTACGTGGTTACCGTGAATGCCCCCGGATACGAACCCCAGCAATCGTTTGTGACCGTGTCGTCCGGCAGCGTGTCCACCGTGAATATCCGCATGTCGAAGAGGGTTCTCGGCCGGGTCACCGCTCATGCGACGGCGGGCCACCCGGCTAGCGTGAATGTCGTCAATAGCCAGACGATCTTGACGCTCCCCGGGAACACCTCGCTCGCAAAGGTCACGGAGACCACGCCCGGCATCGTGCCGTTCTCGTTTGGCGAACCGGTCTCGCGCGGTTATCACGGTGTCCTTTACGAGATCGACGGCGTGCCGATTCCCGAGACCGCATCGTCTCAGTTCGCCGAGATCATCGACCCGCGCAACGTGGACCGTCTCCAGGTGTTCACCGGCGCAATCCCTGCGGAATTCGGCGGAGAACGCATGGGCGGCGTGGTCAACATCCTGACCAAGGCCCTGACGCCTGGTGCGCGCACCGGTTATGTGTCGCTCAGCAGCGGCACGTACGGCACGAGCGGCGCTTCGTTCGGCGATTCATTCGGCGGAGGACCGCTCCAAGTGTGGCTCTCCGGAAACATCGAACGCAATAGCCGTGGCCTGGATTCTCCCACACTGACGCCGGAACACGACGACTCCAGCCAGGGCGATCAATTTCTCCGAGCCGTCTACGCTGCCGACAAACGAGATACGTTCGCCGTCGACTTCTCCAATCAATATTCAGCGTTTCAGATCCCGATCGACACGAATCCGAGCGATCCGATGGATCCGTTCTTCAGCGTGCCCGGCACGGACGACAACCAACATGAATACGATCGCTTCGCGAACGTGGTGTTCAATCGGTTGAGCGCCGACGGCAATGGTTATTTCGAGATCGCGCCGTGGTACCGTTCGAGCCGCGTGACGTATCTGCCCGATCCGGCGAACGATCTTCTGGGCGGCGCGCAGTCGTCTACGTTTCAGGACCGCACGGGCACGTACTCCGGACTCACGACTTCGTTTCTCCGCGGTGGTCCCAAGACCACGTTCAAGGCGGGCGTGACCGCGGTCTCGCAGGACTTCACGGGCGCATTCCGCTTGCAATTCTTCGATTCGGAGCACGCCCTCCAGACATTTAACGATAACGTCGCGCAGCATGGCTCGAACCTCGGCGTTTACGTTCAAGAACAAGTGCAAGCATCACCGGTCGTAGATCTAAACGTCGGTGTGCGTTATGACCGTTCGACCGGTTTTGTGGGCGGCAATCAAGTGAGCCCGCGCTTTGAGTTCAACTACCACCCGGACACGAGCAATACGATTCATCTGTACTACGGCAGGCTCTATGCTGCTCCGGCGCTCGAGGACGTCCGCCGCGACGCGAGCGTGATCAATGGCTCGACCGGCGGTGCGTTGCCGGTGTACGATTTGAAACCAGAGACGGACTCGATCTACGAGGCCGGCATTGCGCACGACTTCAGCGGCTCGATGCGAGGCTACGCGACCTTGTGGTATCGCGACGTCGCTAACGTCCTCGACACGACGCAGCTGGGCTCTACGCCGTTGTTCACGCTGTTCAACTCCACGACCGGCAAGGCACAGGGCCTGGAAGTCCACCTTGACGGCCGCACGGACAACGGCAACTCATATTTCCTCTCGTACGGGCTAAGCGAGAGTCTCGCCGCCGGCATCTCGGGTGGAACGTTCTTGTTCTCGCCGGCTCAACTGCAAGGCGCTCTCGGGTTCGCGGTCGAGGACCACGACCAGACGAACACGCTCAACACCGCGTACACGTGGCAGCTGGCCGGCGATCCGAATCGCTACCTCACGGTCGGCACGACGTACGGCAGCGGTTTCCCTACGCAATTCGAGAACGGCGTCGGGCGCTTACCCGTGCATTGGGAGCTGAATGGCGTCTTCGGGCGCAAAGCGACGCCCGGTCATCTCGGCTACGAGGTCAACGGCACCAACCTGCTCGACCACCACTACTTGTTGAAGATCAACAACGGCTTCAACACGACGCAGTGGGCGGCCGGGCGACAGCTGACCGTGAAGATCACGGCGCCTCTGTAA
- a CDS encoding (Fe-S)-binding protein, whose amino-acid sequence MADERAYRRGEPVALFVPCFVDIFAPKAAIATVELLERLGVSVSYPQQQTCCGQPAHSAGFRPQACALAERFARTFAAYEWIITMSGSCAAMARAGFAESGASDSAVAIGARVFDLASFLTDALGVTDVGARFPHAVTYHEGCHARRILESGDAPLRLLRAVRDITLVELPAAEECCGFGGGFSVEFDRISASMGEAKCANALSTGAQYLVSGDPSCLLHLDGLVRKSGAPLATLHLAQVLAAT is encoded by the coding sequence ATGGCAGACGAGCGTGCGTATCGACGCGGCGAACCGGTAGCGCTATTCGTTCCCTGCTTCGTCGACATCTTCGCGCCGAAAGCGGCCATCGCAACCGTCGAGCTGCTCGAGCGGTTGGGAGTCAGCGTCTCGTACCCGCAGCAGCAGACGTGCTGCGGCCAACCCGCGCACAGCGCCGGGTTCCGGCCCCAAGCGTGCGCGTTGGCCGAGCGTTTTGCGCGAACGTTCGCCGCTTACGAATGGATCATCACGATGTCCGGTTCGTGCGCCGCGATGGCGCGCGCGGGATTCGCCGAAAGCGGCGCGTCGGATTCGGCGGTCGCGATTGGCGCACGAGTCTTCGACCTGGCCTCGTTTCTGACCGATGCGCTCGGCGTCACCGATGTCGGCGCGCGTTTTCCGCACGCGGTCACGTATCACGAAGGGTGCCATGCGCGGCGGATACTCGAATCAGGCGACGCGCCGCTGCGTCTGCTGCGCGCCGTTCGCGATATCACGCTCGTCGAGTTGCCGGCGGCCGAGGAATGCTGCGGCTTCGGCGGCGGGTTCAGCGTCGAGTTCGACCGCATCTCCGCCTCGATGGGAGAGGCGAAATGCGCGAACGCGCTTTCGACCGGCGCGCAGTATCTCGTCTCAGGCGATCCCAGCTGCTTGCTGCATCTCGACGGCCTGGTCCGCAAGAGCGGCGCTCCGCTAGCGACCCTGCATCTCGCGCAAGTGCTGGCAGCGACGTGA